Proteins encoded within one genomic window of Dasypus novemcinctus isolate mDasNov1 chromosome 17, mDasNov1.1.hap2, whole genome shotgun sequence:
- the GPATCH11 gene encoding G patch domain-containing protein 11: MKLNMAEEEDYMSDSFINVQEDIRPGLPMLRQIREARRKEEKQVEANLKNRQKSLKEEEKERRDIGLKNALGCGNKGFALLQKMGYKSGQALGKSGDGIVEPIPLNIKTGKSGIGHEALLKRKAEEKLESYRRKIHTEKQAEEKAAEQFRMRLKNKQDEMKLEGDLKRSQRACQQLDSQKNIQVPREAWYWLRPEQENEEEEEEEKEQDEDEYESEDLGVLEKLQILTSYLREEHFYCIWCGTAYEDKEDLTSNCPGPTSADHD; this comes from the exons ATGAAGTTGAACATGGCAGAAGAAGAGGACTATATGTCTGATTCCTTCATTAATGTCCA AGAAGATATCAGACCAGGATTACCAATGCTGAGGCAAATCCGAGAAGCCCGTcgaaaagaagaaaagcaagtagAGGCTAATTTGAAAAATAGGCAGAAAagtttaaaagaagaagaaaaagaaagacgtGACATTGGGTTGAAGAATGCACTAGGCTGTGGAAACAAAGGGTTTGCTTTGCTCCAGAAGATGGGATATAAAAGTGGTCAGGCTCTTGGCAAGAGTG GAGATGGCATTGTGGAACCGATTCCTCTCAACATCAAAACCg GGAAAAGTGGCATTGGTCATGAAGCATTATTAAAACGGAAAGCAGAGGAAAAATTagaaagctacagaagaaagattcaCACAGAAAAACAAGCTGAAGAAAAAGCTGCAGAACAGTTTCG AATGAGGCTTAAGAATAAGCAagatgaaatgaagctagaaggAGATCTTAAAAGAAGCCAGCGAGCCTGTCAACAATTGGATAGCCAGAAG AATATTCAGGTTCCCAGGGAGGCATGGTACTGGTTGAGGCCTGAACAGGAgaatgaagaagaggaagaggaagaaaaagaacaagatgaAGATGAATATGAGAGTGAAGATTTAGGT GTACTAGAAAAACTACAAATATTGACTAGTTATTTAAGAGAAGAACATTTCTATTGCATTTGGTGTGGAACAGCCTATGAAG ATAAAGAAGACTTAACTTCAAATTGCCCAGGACCAACTTCTGCAGATCATGACTAA